In the Candidatus Izemoplasmatales bacterium genome, TTTCCTTTTCGAGCGCCTTGATGTTGCCTCGGTTCTTGACGAAGATCTCGATGAAGTAGAGCTTTTCGGTGTCGAGGTAGTTGAACTTCGAGAGCGTGAACGCGCCGGAGACGGCGGTGTTGCAGTGCTCGCAACGGAGTTCGGTGACGACGAGGTCGTGGTGGCAGACGGGGCACTGGGACAGCACCGGGTACTTGGCCTTCGACCCGACGGCGTCGGAGAGGATCGTGCGGATGCCGTCTTTCTTGAACGTTTTGAATTCCATGGTGGTTCCTCCTGTCAGAGCGTTTTGATGAAGATGTGGACGCCGTCGGTCGACCTGACGTCGACTTTCAAGCCGCGGACGGCGATGAGACGCATGAGTTCGTTCTTGCTGAAGGGGACGTCTTCCTTGTCGAACTTCACGAACCCGAGGACGACGCGGACGAGGAAGAGCGGGGTCGGAAGCAGGAAGAGGAAGCCGAGGAAGGCGGTGACGCCTTTCGATTCGGGGATGCGGAAGCGGAGTCTGACGAAATGCGCCCTTTTCGGCTGACGGATCTTCTCCGGCTTCGGATAGAGTTCCCGGTAGGCCTGCCTTTTTCCGATCTCTTTGTGTTCCAGGCGAACCAGAGTTTGATTTTTCATCGTTTTTTGCTCCGTCAAATTGATTTTTTTAACTTGCACCTTAATTATATTAATTTTCTTTCGACATTGCAAGGGTTTTTTACACTTTTTTTGAAGAAAATGAAAACGTCTCTTACGAGACGTTGTTTTCCGACCGCCGTTTGACGACTCCGGCGGCGACGGTGAAGGTCGTCAGGGCGCCGAGCAGAAAGCCGGGCAGATCGAAGCAGAGGGCGTCGAGGGGATCGGGACCGCGGTTCGGAACAAATCCCTGGAGCGACTCGTCGCAGAACGCGACCGCCACGCCCGCGATGACGACCGCCCACAGCGGGATCCGCCAGGCGCGCGCCGTGAGCGCATACGCGATGCCGAGCGCGAGATACTCGGCGACATGCGCGCCCTTGCGCACGAGGGCGTGAAGCGTTTCGGGATCAATGTCGATCCGGGGCAGGATCGTTTCGAGGATGCGACCGAGCGCGAGGGCAAGCGGCGAGGACATCGCACCCGAGACCTCGCCCGGCTGAAGCGACATCGCGAAGATGAAGGCCGTGAGCACGAGGCTCGCCGCGAGGAGGACGTGCCTTCTCACAGATGACCCCGCATCTCGATGATCACGTCGCGGAGTTCGGCGGCCCGTTCGAAATCGAGGTCCTTCGCGGCCTGACGCATCTGCATCTCCAGGATCTCGATCGACTTCTGGATTTCCTTCTTCGAGATCTTCCTGTAGTCGACCTCGCCGGTCTTCCTGTCGACCTTGATCGAGATCGAGTCTCGGACCGCCTTGAGGATCGTCTTCGGGACGATTCCGTGGACCTCGTTGTATCGCGTCTGGATCGAGCGGCGGCGTGCCGTCTCGTCGATCGCGTACTTCATCGACGACGTCACCTGGTCGGCGTACATGACGACCTTGCCGTGTTCGTTGCGCGCGGCGCGTCCGATGATCTGGACGAGCGAGCGGTCGCTCCGCAGGAACCCTTCCTTGTCGGCGTCGAGGATCGCGATCAGCGACACCTCCGGCAG is a window encoding:
- a CDS encoding DUF2089 domain-containing protein encodes the protein MEFKTFKKDGIRTILSDAVGSKAKYPVLSQCPVCHHDLVVTELRCEHCNTAVSGAFTLSKFNYLDTEKLYFIEIFVKNRGNIKALEKEMNVSYPTVKKMLDDVITVLGYTPDAAPAMEETAAPAKDETPKMTRIEILDKLGKGEISALEAAEQLKKIR
- a CDS encoding VanZ family protein, whose amino-acid sequence is MRRHVLLAASLVLTAFIFAMSLQPGEVSGAMSSPLALALGRILETILPRIDIDPETLHALVRKGAHVAEYLALGIAYALTARAWRIPLWAVVIAGVAVAFCDESLQGFVPNRGPDPLDALCFDLPGFLLGALTTFTVAAGVVKRRSENNVS